A region of the Salvia splendens isolate huo1 chromosome 11, SspV2, whole genome shotgun sequence genome:
ggaaaatgactgatcagtcgacgttttaaatggaaatgattttgagtgcctcgggcagttctaaagctaaaccacggtggttacttgtgaatggcatgataaattactatttattgaaaatgttttcggcatgagccactgagtatttttttataatactcagccctgcatgtgttttccctatgtgcagattgagcggcgacgaggatgtggtggtgttgagcaagtgaatttaagattttattgttgtctttgaaccttgagtgccgttgtgtcttcacacatgacgtcactctttctcttggtcgtttccgctgtgacgtttcgtttaattatgttttatttgggccgacaactttaattgttaggataatggatattttaaatttcttgttggataatatcAAACTCTTGGTTACTTATTGGGattttaattgttggtccaacttgtgttgaaacccCAATTGTTTTCGTCTGtattaagttcttttaatcacgatcgcccgtatttattaaccctaaagggcggtcgtgacaaatagtgtaaagggttgaggttttgaggcgAGGTTGTTGCAACAACGACTGCATTTGGAAAGTTCACGATCTCCTAGACCATgtgctctagcgaatcctctaGACCTAAGAATtaagcacaaacacaaaacaacatcattCGCGCCCTCATatatcaataaattaattttttaatattattattattttaaataatattattttttattaaattttagcaTCGGCTAATTTATATTTCTGGTTCCGTCCCTGGTTTCAGTCATTGttgatttaattcaaaatttgtgTACTTGTATGGTTTTAATTGTCtaataattatatttcaatCGTATTCTCAAAATTAGTACTGTTGTATTTCCAATTGGACCCAAAATCTCGAAAAAAATCTCTTCGCTGCGCCTGGTGGACCGTGCTCCATTTATAGATTCCGGCGCATTAGCCCCAAACTAGAAAAAAGGACAAGAAATTGACGAGACGAAGTCTATTGCAGACCATCGAGAGCCGTAGCGGCGCCacacgttttttattttattttcttaatttatttctataaatacaatcTAGTCTTCTCATTTTTTTCACTCCATTCCAATCTCCACTCTAAATTTTACTCAACACCACTCTCATAAAATGGATGACGACGAGTATCAACGCGCGTTGGATGAGGCGTTTGACGCGGTGGTTGAAGAGGTGGAGCGGGAAGAGCgtgcggcggcggcagcggtcCCTCGTCCGATCCATCATCGGCAGACAGTCCGACGTGACCATGTCGGGGCTAACCAACTGCTGTTGGATGACTACTTTGCCGGAAACCCCCGTTTTCTGCCAGAGCTTTTCTGTCGGCatttcagaatgtcgcaacggctcTTCCTCCATATATCGACGTCATTGGCCAGGCGGTACATGTGCTTCACCCTCCGACGTGATGCCAGTGGCCGGATCGAACTGTCGATgttgcagaagtgcaccgctgcaattaggcagGATGCGTA
Encoded here:
- the LOC121754397 gene encoding uncharacterized protein LOC121754397; this encodes MDDDEYQRALDEAFDAVVEEVEREERAAAAAVPRPIHHRQTVRRDHVGANQLLLDDYFAGNPRFLPELFCRHFRMSQRLFLHISTSLARRYMCFTLRRDASGRIELSMLQKCTAAIRQDAYARLAEAVLDDGQHRLHTLGMEELSGGLEMTVHNWVQKQTLVDDPRSRSNNNINVLQSSPLFNEQCPSEGPKISFVASGTQYKRAYYLADEIYPLRWDERLYKGDTIKENQPCDSS